In one Gammaproteobacteria bacterium genomic region, the following are encoded:
- a CDS encoding AAA family ATPase — protein sequence MLKLRDSDSLEDISASVGETAPERIAEPAHMDFLKLATTDPKPPAFVLKPWIPKNATTLFPGHGGAGKSMLALTMAVCIALNRPFFDIQVERRFKVAFYSCEDDVEIIHWRLVKICKDLGADIQDLANWLFVYDMTSVENTLFVESYNHDECFTPRYGWLAEKIEENRIEVLFVDNASDVFDANEIQRSKVRRFIQSLNNLIRPNDGAVILLAHIDKAAAKSKDNVESYSGSTAWHNSVRSRLSLTVENDSLTLAHAKSNHSKKADPITLRWTEHGTLELAEPVPLRDRIGSNEQQAVVRLIAEFESRGEWIAPAPNSPINAYKMIQAEPNYPGLKRNELYTLLRELERRELITRTEFKDSYRNKKQRWSVTEKGHEFIGALSA from the coding sequence ATGCTGAAATTGCGCGACTCCGATTCCCTGGAAGACATTAGCGCATCAGTTGGGGAGACTGCCCCTGAAAGAATCGCTGAACCGGCTCACATGGATTTCTTGAAACTGGCGACCACCGACCCAAAACCGCCGGCGTTTGTCCTGAAACCTTGGATACCTAAAAACGCTACAACATTGTTTCCAGGACACGGGGGCGCCGGAAAATCGATGCTGGCCTTAACCATGGCCGTTTGCATTGCTCTTAATAGGCCTTTTTTTGATATACAGGTCGAGCGAAGATTCAAGGTGGCATTTTACTCTTGCGAGGACGACGTTGAAATCATTCACTGGCGATTGGTAAAAATCTGCAAGGATCTAGGGGCGGATATACAGGATCTAGCCAACTGGCTCTTTGTGTATGACATGACATCCGTTGAAAATACCCTTTTCGTTGAAAGTTACAATCACGATGAATGCTTTACACCAAGATACGGATGGCTGGCCGAAAAAATCGAAGAAAACAGAATCGAAGTACTATTTGTAGATAATGCATCCGATGTCTTTGATGCCAATGAAATCCAGCGCAGCAAAGTCAGACGGTTTATACAATCACTAAACAACCTAATCAGGCCGAACGATGGGGCAGTAATTTTGCTCGCTCACATCGATAAAGCTGCAGCGAAATCCAAAGACAATGTAGAGAGTTATTCCGGCTCCACCGCCTGGCACAATAGTGTCCGATCCAGGCTATCGTTAACCGTTGAGAATGATTCGCTCACACTCGCTCACGCCAAATCAAATCACAGCAAAAAAGCCGATCCGATTACATTGCGGTGGACGGAACACGGCACGCTCGAACTAGCGGAACCGGTTCCGCTTCGAGACAGAATCGGCAGTAACGAACAGCAAGCTGTAGTCCGGCTAATCGCGGAATTCGAATCCAGGGGTGAATGGATAGCACCGGCTCCAAATTCGCCTATTAACGCTTACAAGATGATCCAAGCGGAACCAAACTATCCAGGACTGAAGCGTAACGAACTCTACACCCTATTACGAGAGTTAGAGCGGCGTGAACTAATTACCAGAACAGAGTTTAAGGACTCGTATCGAAACAAGAAACAAAGGTGGTCAGTTACTGAAAAGGGCCACGAATTCATAGGCGCGTTAAGTGCGTAG
- a CDS encoding P27 family phage terminase small subunit, whose product MRPPKHLRPNTKKWFRSVLEDYILQEHHYKLLTLAAEAWDRCQEAREALEKHGLTYEDRFGAPKSRPEVAIERDSRIAFARLVRELDLDCGTPAELDRPPALRSNRR is encoded by the coding sequence ATGAGACCACCCAAACACCTACGCCCAAACACTAAAAAATGGTTCAGAAGTGTGCTCGAAGATTACATATTACAGGAGCATCACTACAAACTCTTAACATTGGCGGCAGAAGCATGGGATCGTTGCCAGGAAGCCAGAGAAGCCTTAGAAAAGCACGGATTAACGTACGAGGATCGCTTTGGCGCTCCCAAATCACGCCCTGAAGTTGCCATTGAGCGCGACTCACGTATTGCGTTTGCTCGCTTGGTCCGCGAATTGGATCTCGATTGCGGAACGCCGGCAGAGCTTGACCGGCCGCCGGCATTGCGATCAAACCGGAGGTAA
- a CDS encoding phage major capsid protein, giving the protein MKTKIRKLKVKRQALEKQAKTIIDRAEKSGRDITDTENEQINSLADQIESLGGEISVLEQYLSVQPGFKNYGQYLQAVYQASGPGGNIDHRLISAGPVTYGNESTGADSAYVVPPDFSKEIFQISLGGTALLPLTDNTEIKGNSMAFPGDETTPWGSEGVVAYWEDEADEAVQTKPSLTPSVLRMKKLIALVPVTDELLADAVALSQYLTRRTARAIRWKVNDGIVNGNGVGRMKGVSTHPALIVQAAEGGQSADTIQAANVAKMYARMPEDSIESAVWLFNNTAFPQLMTMSVGNSPIWTPPQSRQDPPAGRLIGRPLYLSQSCQQLGDQGDSYFLDLQSYRTITKAGGIETATSMHMWFDRDMSAFRAVFRIDGQPSVSQTITGNQGDTLSPFITLAARA; this is encoded by the coding sequence GTGAAAACCAAGATACGCAAGCTGAAGGTAAAGCGCCAAGCGTTGGAAAAGCAGGCTAAGACGATCATAGACCGGGCGGAAAAGTCAGGCCGAGACATTACCGACACGGAAAACGAACAAATTAACAGCCTGGCGGACCAAATCGAAAGTCTTGGTGGTGAAATCAGTGTTTTGGAGCAGTACCTCAGCGTACAACCCGGCTTCAAGAACTACGGTCAATACCTTCAGGCTGTGTATCAAGCGTCGGGGCCCGGCGGAAACATCGACCACCGACTGATCAGCGCCGGGCCGGTAACCTACGGCAATGAAAGCACCGGCGCCGATTCGGCCTATGTGGTCCCGCCGGACTTCTCAAAAGAAATATTTCAGATTTCTCTCGGAGGTACAGCTTTACTCCCCTTGACGGACAATACGGAAATCAAGGGTAACAGCATGGCATTTCCTGGGGATGAAACAACCCCTTGGGGTAGTGAGGGGGTTGTTGCGTATTGGGAGGACGAAGCCGACGAAGCCGTTCAAACCAAGCCATCACTCACACCATCTGTCCTGCGCATGAAAAAATTGATTGCATTGGTACCGGTTACCGATGAGCTACTGGCAGACGCCGTTGCGCTAAGCCAATACCTGACACGGAGAACAGCAAGAGCCATACGCTGGAAAGTTAATGACGGAATTGTTAACGGCAATGGCGTAGGACGCATGAAGGGCGTCTCCACGCACCCCGCTTTAATCGTACAGGCCGCGGAAGGCGGACAGTCGGCGGACACTATACAAGCGGCCAACGTAGCCAAAATGTACGCCAGGATGCCAGAGGACAGCATAGAAAGCGCCGTTTGGTTGTTCAACAATACCGCCTTTCCCCAGCTGATGACCATGAGTGTGGGCAATTCCCCGATTTGGACACCACCACAAAGCCGACAGGATCCGCCAGCCGGCCGCCTGATAGGACGCCCCTTGTACTTGTCTCAATCTTGCCAGCAATTGGGAGACCAGGGAGACAGCTATTTTCTAGACCTTCAAAGTTATCGGACCATCACAAAGGCCGGCGGAATCGAGACCGCCACCAGCATGCACATGTGGTTTGATCGGGACATGAGCGCATTTCGCGCAGTATTTAGGATTGATGGCCAGCCATCCGTAAGCCAGACCATCACCGGTAACCAAGGCGACACCCTGAGCCCTTTTATCACATTAGCCGCACGCGCATAA
- a CDS encoding tape measure protein: MSTKEIGSLAINLLANTAKFTKEMERANKKLDSFGAQAKSAAKIAAGAFAGISVARMAGDVIKAADTMSLLESKIRLVSKSNEEAAIRQSAVFESAQRTRSEYEATVTLYSRMARATDTLNLSQAKQLQLTETINKAIKVSGATNTEAEAAVTQLSQGLAAGALRGEELNSVMEQTPRLAQAIAQGMGLTIGQLREYGKQGKLTAEAVVKALSSQSDAIQREFEKVPVTVGQATTQLENSLLRLSGSLKPVNDLIASSIAGWARLIDKISGAQPGEERFNELFKKRLEYTEALTNGTGRYYTLNKRTLKERIEAIDVELRKLQDTRIETEKLAAVEAQRESARPQKPKEFSRNDAEKQRIKDLSGIESLILKNQSAQEAANDSLLRYNGLWQGGLMSVEAYTEKVRDAAQAFDTSGGQNNRLAEIESEMAGAEERIHQSYANRAQIIETALQNKVITQERYNTLIAQNAARHEEEITAKANAEADKRAKYENRIARLKLQVAQSYADAIYTIGQEAGGKTFKYAQRVSAGITLMSAWQMAAGAAANTQLDFWGRAAVYASALSMGLRAVSQIRSTTIGGGGGGSVGSGPTFPSVNERVTNRHIEKLEEQRAMQGSQGSGKQLTVNLNMNGNWIANQDMKEYFKEVFTDLVDSDHINITVLGEKARVTTA; the protein is encoded by the coding sequence ATGTCGACCAAGGAAATCGGCTCCCTTGCAATCAACCTCCTGGCGAACACCGCAAAGTTCACCAAGGAAATGGAGCGGGCCAACAAAAAGTTGGACTCGTTCGGCGCGCAAGCTAAGAGCGCAGCGAAAATAGCAGCGGGAGCCTTTGCCGGTATCAGTGTGGCGAGAATGGCTGGCGACGTTATCAAAGCCGCCGACACCATGTCATTGCTCGAAAGCAAAATCCGCCTGGTCTCCAAATCCAACGAAGAAGCCGCAATAAGACAATCCGCCGTATTTGAAAGTGCTCAGCGTACCCGGTCAGAATACGAGGCTACTGTTACCCTGTATAGCCGTATGGCGCGCGCTACGGATACCCTGAACCTTTCCCAAGCCAAACAACTGCAGCTAACCGAAACGATCAATAAGGCCATTAAGGTTTCCGGCGCGACGAATACGGAAGCAGAGGCCGCAGTGACCCAGCTCTCACAAGGATTGGCAGCAGGCGCACTCAGGGGCGAGGAACTCAATAGCGTCATGGAGCAGACGCCCAGGTTAGCCCAAGCCATTGCTCAGGGTATGGGGCTCACTATCGGTCAACTGAGGGAGTATGGGAAGCAGGGCAAGTTAACGGCCGAAGCGGTTGTGAAAGCCCTAAGCTCTCAATCAGACGCAATTCAGCGCGAGTTTGAGAAAGTACCCGTTACGGTAGGCCAAGCTACCACTCAGCTTGAAAACAGTCTCCTGCGCTTATCCGGTAGCCTTAAACCCGTCAATGACTTGATAGCCTCATCCATTGCCGGTTGGGCTCGACTGATTGATAAAATCTCAGGGGCTCAGCCGGGTGAGGAAAGGTTTAACGAGCTATTTAAGAAGCGTCTGGAGTACACGGAGGCATTAACCAATGGCACCGGGCGATATTACACCCTGAACAAACGAACGCTGAAAGAGCGAATCGAGGCGATAGATGTTGAACTGAGGAAGCTGCAAGATACTCGAATTGAAACGGAAAAGCTTGCAGCAGTAGAAGCCCAGCGCGAATCGGCTCGCCCCCAGAAACCCAAAGAATTCTCCCGCAACGATGCAGAAAAGCAGCGCATAAAAGACTTGAGCGGCATTGAATCCCTAATCCTGAAAAACCAATCAGCCCAGGAAGCCGCGAACGATTCTCTGCTGCGATACAACGGACTATGGCAAGGCGGGCTAATGTCCGTTGAGGCGTACACAGAGAAAGTTAGAGATGCGGCCCAGGCGTTTGATACATCAGGCGGTCAAAACAATCGACTGGCCGAGATAGAAAGCGAGATGGCTGGAGCGGAAGAAAGAATCCACCAAAGTTACGCAAACCGCGCCCAAATTATTGAGACCGCCTTACAGAATAAAGTAATTACTCAAGAGCGGTACAACACCTTAATTGCTCAAAACGCAGCAAGGCACGAAGAAGAAATTACAGCAAAAGCAAACGCGGAAGCGGATAAGCGCGCAAAGTACGAGAACCGTATAGCTCGATTAAAACTGCAGGTTGCCCAAAGTTACGCAGACGCCATCTACACAATCGGCCAAGAAGCAGGAGGCAAAACATTTAAATACGCTCAGCGAGTCAGTGCCGGTATCACCTTGATGAGCGCATGGCAAATGGCCGCAGGTGCCGCCGCCAATACACAGCTTGATTTCTGGGGTAGGGCTGCTGTTTATGCTTCCGCTTTGTCTATGGGTTTGAGGGCTGTTTCTCAGATCCGGTCTACTACTATTGGCGGAGGTGGCGGCGGCAGTGTCGGATCAGGCCCTACCTTTCCATCGGTTAATGAAAGAGTGACCAATCGCCATATTGAGAAACTAGAAGAACAACGAGCAATGCAGGGCTCGCAAGGCTCAGGAAAACAACTTACAGTGAATCTAAACATGAACGGCAATTGGATTGCTAATCAAGACATGAAGGAATATTTTAAGGAAGTTTTCACGGATCTCGTGGACTCGGATCACATAAACATTACCGTATTAGGTGAAAAAGCACGGGTAACAACTGCGTGA
- a CDS encoding Fic family protein has product MSQTPCLPDSLPIQNLDWRRLASYCSKATLAVARYDGTLAGMVNAVVLLSPITNREAVLSSRIEGTQASLVEVLQHEAGEEYTMEKQGDIDEIINYRRALLMAEKELEKRPISLQLIRQLHSVLMENVRGGDQTPGSFRTIQNWIGPRGCRIEQARFVPPTPIIMQSSMTNLEQYILSDDVDPLVQLAVLHAQFEIIHPFKDGNGRLGRMLVPLFLYQKNVLQRPMFYLSEYLEENDSKYRDRLLAITDDGDWQGWVEFFLQALHQQAERNTERAKNIHQLYDDMKQQFVDATHSQFALPALDAFFSRPIMNAPDFIKISGVSNRGTANGLLKQLLNKKLIKIVRPSSGRRPTIYAFPSLINIAEGRDVF; this is encoded by the coding sequence ATGAGCCAAACTCCATGTTTGCCTGATAGTCTGCCTATTCAAAACTTGGACTGGCGAAGGCTGGCAAGTTATTGTAGCAAAGCAACTTTGGCCGTAGCCCGATACGATGGAACTCTAGCTGGAATGGTCAATGCTGTAGTACTACTTTCTCCCATAACTAATCGCGAAGCTGTCCTGTCTTCACGAATTGAAGGTACCCAAGCCTCGCTAGTAGAGGTACTGCAGCATGAAGCTGGAGAAGAATATACAATGGAAAAACAGGGAGATATTGACGAAATCATAAATTATCGTCGCGCTTTATTAATGGCAGAAAAGGAATTAGAAAAACGTCCAATCTCTCTTCAGTTAATTCGTCAACTGCATTCAGTACTAATGGAAAATGTGCGTGGAGGAGACCAAACGCCCGGATCGTTCCGCACCATTCAGAATTGGATTGGCCCTCGCGGTTGCAGAATCGAACAAGCTCGTTTCGTTCCACCTACTCCGATTATAATGCAATCATCAATGACAAACTTAGAACAATATATCTTATCTGATGATGTAGACCCACTTGTCCAACTCGCAGTATTGCATGCGCAATTTGAAATCATCCATCCTTTCAAAGATGGAAACGGTCGATTAGGAAGAATGTTGGTTCCTCTTTTCCTTTATCAGAAGAATGTACTACAACGTCCTATGTTCTATTTGAGCGAATACTTAGAAGAGAATGATAGCAAGTACCGAGATCGGTTGCTCGCTATTACTGACGATGGGGACTGGCAAGGTTGGGTTGAATTTTTCCTACAAGCGCTACACCAGCAGGCTGAACGCAATACGGAAAGAGCCAAAAACATCCACCAATTGTACGATGATATGAAACAGCAATTTGTCGATGCGACCCATTCTCAATTTGCTCTGCCAGCCCTAGACGCTTTTTTTTCCAGGCCTATTATGAATGCACCAGACTTCATCAAGATAAGTGGGGTATCTAATAGGGGAACAGCTAATGGCTTGTTAAAACAATTACTTAATAAAAAGCTTATCAAAATCGTACGGCCAAGTTCGGGACGAAGACCTACAATTTACGCATTCCCATCCTTGATTAATATAGCTGAAGGACGGGATGTTTTTTAA
- a CDS encoding Fic family protein has product MILFELTGSEQHQVYQDLEISNGSRQYDFLRSIVLASLAINRPFLSSNVLKALNFQAISCLHTNAGDYRPCQVTVGDYNPPEHYRVSALMHDFVNEVNRFWEKSDPLALSAFVLWKLNFIHPFINGNGRTARAACYFVLCLKLEQWLPGTTILPELLRRDRDDYVAALQKADKSLSTGSLDLTDLHALISKLLTEQIGGQASSP; this is encoded by the coding sequence ATGATACTGTTCGAGCTTACTGGGAGTGAGCAACATCAGGTTTATCAGGACTTAGAAATATCAAACGGTAGTCGTCAATATGATTTTCTTCGTTCAATAGTTTTGGCTTCCCTGGCTATTAATAGGCCATTTCTTTCATCAAATGTACTCAAAGCTTTAAATTTCCAAGCAATTTCTTGCCTGCATACAAACGCAGGTGATTACAGGCCTTGCCAGGTTACGGTTGGAGATTACAACCCGCCTGAACATTACAGGGTCTCTGCTCTGATGCATGATTTCGTGAATGAGGTGAATAGATTTTGGGAAAAGTCAGACCCTTTAGCGTTGTCTGCATTCGTGCTATGGAAATTAAATTTTATTCACCCGTTTATAAATGGAAATGGACGTACTGCACGAGCGGCATGCTACTTTGTTCTGTGTTTGAAGCTAGAACAGTGGCTGCCGGGGACAACAATTCTTCCAGAGCTACTGCGGAGAGATAGGGACGACTACGTTGCTGCGCTACAAAAAGCAGATAAATCTCTATCCACTGGCTCCCTCGATCTTACAGACCTCCACGCCTTAATTAGTAAATTACTTACAGAGCAAATCGGTGGTCAGGCATCGTCTCCCTGA
- a CDS encoding SPOR domain-containing protein produces MKIVFYFFVTLNVAFFLWQTQATGRSQEPRPIASGAPTLILLSEAKFSEKKPKKPLKEQPDKPQKPALAACFTMGPFDGVDLARPISETLESYGVLTNTHKIKQKISSGYWVYLPAFKSWQDAREQVVKLEKKGMKDVFIMGRGSMKNAVSLGLFSNKDAAETRMGNLRKMGVKPEVEIQYVTKDQFWIDIDVQKDKADVVENINSIASSLTLLQLKKRDCS; encoded by the coding sequence ATGAAAATTGTTTTTTATTTCTTTGTTACTCTGAATGTGGCCTTTTTTCTGTGGCAGACCCAAGCCACCGGGCGCTCCCAAGAGCCACGTCCGATAGCATCCGGTGCCCCCACATTGATATTACTCAGTGAGGCCAAATTTTCAGAAAAGAAACCCAAAAAACCGTTAAAAGAACAACCGGATAAGCCACAGAAACCTGCATTGGCCGCGTGTTTTACCATGGGCCCCTTCGACGGTGTGGACCTGGCCAGACCCATATCAGAAACGTTGGAAAGTTACGGTGTCTTGACCAATACCCACAAGATAAAACAGAAAATCTCATCCGGGTACTGGGTATATTTACCTGCCTTTAAAAGTTGGCAAGATGCCCGCGAGCAAGTGGTCAAATTGGAAAAAAAGGGTATGAAAGACGTATTTATTATGGGGCGTGGCAGCATGAAAAATGCCGTCTCCCTGGGTCTTTTCAGCAATAAAGATGCCGCGGAAACCCGCATGGGCAATTTACGGAAGATGGGTGTCAAACCTGAAGTGGAAATCCAATACGTTACCAAAGACCAGTTTTGGATCGATATCGACGTGCAAAAGGACAAAGCCGACGTAGTAGAGAACATCAACTCCATCGCCAGCTCCCTGACCCTGCTGCAATTGAAAAAACGCGATTGCAGCTAA
- a CDS encoding type III pantothenate kinase, whose amino-acid sequence MNSGKEFHNTLLVDVGNSRVKWNTGIGLHQAQASQAFDWHHTDPAEYIEQHWSQLPCDPVWISCVAGDALVSVLQEWGKSSGKPLHFARTQEKFNEITNAYQEAEQLGVDRWMALLGAGPVAQGISGQERNDVCIIDCGTAISVDVLEAGGQHRGGLIAPGLELMRHSLQLAPGVSINRDFDVNLLARNTTDGVGNGTLNMAVAFIQNTVLRIEEQYQRSLVKIITGGTGEQLKEHLNSDFHYDADLVLRGLARLANQSSI is encoded by the coding sequence GTGAACTCCGGCAAGGAGTTCCACAATACCCTGCTGGTAGATGTGGGCAACAGCCGGGTGAAATGGAATACCGGCATCGGGTTGCACCAAGCCCAAGCCAGTCAGGCCTTTGACTGGCACCACACTGATCCTGCCGAATATATTGAACAGCACTGGTCCCAGCTGCCATGCGACCCAGTTTGGATCTCCTGTGTCGCTGGAGACGCACTGGTGTCAGTGCTGCAGGAATGGGGCAAAAGCTCCGGAAAACCTCTACATTTCGCTCGTACCCAAGAAAAATTTAATGAAATTACAAATGCTTACCAAGAAGCCGAGCAGCTGGGTGTGGATCGTTGGATGGCGCTTCTAGGCGCTGGCCCCGTTGCGCAGGGCATCAGCGGGCAAGAACGCAACGATGTCTGTATTATTGATTGCGGCACCGCCATATCCGTGGATGTACTGGAAGCCGGTGGACAGCATCGCGGCGGCCTCATTGCTCCGGGCCTGGAATTGATGCGTCATTCCCTGCAATTGGCTCCAGGTGTTTCTATTAATAGGGATTTTGACGTAAACTTGCTAGCCAGGAACACCACTGACGGTGTCGGCAATGGAACCCTAAACATGGCGGTTGCGTTTATACAAAACACAGTCTTGCGCATAGAAGAACAATACCAGCGTTCCTTGGTCAAAATCATTACCGGTGGTACCGGTGAACAGTTAAAAGAGCACTTAAACAGCGATTTCCACTACGATGCGGACCTAGTCCTAAGGGGGCTGGCAAGGCTGGCGAACCAATCATCCATATGA
- the birA gene encoding bifunctional biotin--[acetyl-CoA-carboxylase] ligase/biotin operon repressor BirA — protein sequence MGYSQQLFKILSDGQFHSGEDLSRRLGVSRTSVWNHIRSLRQLGLEVFAVHGQGYRLDHRVEPIDQKLIVSQLDAGVVIPAWEIHWSIDSSNTLLLNRAREGAVSGTVCLTELQTQGRGRRGRQWSSPLGANIYLSILWRFQQGAAALSGLNIATAVALSAALQRLAAAQQKTLPGLNLKWPNDVLYDGKKLAGILMEVTGEAAGPCAVVLGVGMNVSMSAAGSESIDQPWTDLRSAMGDTPSRNELIALVLSEFMAMFQQFEQHDLAAFLPRWQPLDGFAGQAVRLHTAQGDIEGIAQGVAGDGTLLVEIQGQIQRFHSGEISLRKIHSDADKSESDEVSP from the coding sequence ATGGGGTATTCACAACAATTATTCAAAATCCTGTCTGACGGTCAGTTTCACTCCGGCGAAGATCTATCCCGGCGTTTGGGTGTTTCGCGAACCTCCGTGTGGAATCATATTCGCTCTCTGCGGCAACTGGGGCTGGAAGTATTTGCTGTGCATGGACAAGGCTATCGCTTGGATCACCGTGTGGAACCCATTGATCAGAAGCTCATCGTTTCCCAGTTGGATGCGGGAGTGGTCATCCCTGCTTGGGAGATTCACTGGAGTATAGACTCCAGCAATACGCTTTTACTCAATAGAGCGCGAGAGGGTGCTGTTTCAGGGACGGTTTGCCTCACGGAATTGCAGACTCAAGGCCGGGGCCGCCGTGGGCGTCAATGGAGTTCGCCCCTGGGGGCTAATATTTACTTATCCATACTGTGGCGCTTTCAACAAGGGGCTGCTGCCCTCAGTGGTTTAAACATTGCCACAGCGGTGGCTTTAAGCGCGGCCTTGCAGCGCTTGGCTGCTGCGCAGCAAAAAACATTACCCGGTTTGAATCTGAAATGGCCCAATGACGTACTGTATGACGGCAAGAAACTGGCGGGTATTCTTATGGAAGTCACCGGCGAAGCGGCCGGTCCTTGTGCCGTGGTGTTGGGGGTGGGGATGAATGTTTCCATGAGTGCGGCCGGTTCGGAGTCCATCGACCAGCCCTGGACCGATTTGCGTTCCGCTATGGGGGATACGCCCTCTCGCAACGAACTTATCGCCCTAGTATTATCGGAATTTATGGCTATGTTTCAGCAATTTGAACAACATGACTTAGCAGCGTTTTTACCCCGATGGCAGCCTTTGGACGGTTTTGCCGGGCAAGCGGTGCGCCTGCATACGGCGCAAGGCGACATAGAGGGCATTGCTCAGGGAGTGGCCGGCGATGGGACCTTGCTGGTGGAAATCCAGGGTCAAATTCAACGGTTTCATTCCGGTGAAATCAGCCTGCGTAAAATCCACAGTGACGCAGACAAAAGCGAAAGCGACGAGGTATCTCCGTGA
- a CDS encoding cyclic nucleotide-binding domain-containing protein, with protein sequence MSEEQKIDPEIFSDLVPVKALSPDHCQELALKSKMGQIGSGKVLIKQGEDNGRIIYVLKGAVEISGDGVETRTVTGGSKQAKMPLDQSKVARCTATTKTDVLYLSVDANLLDIMLTWEQSGGYEVQDLQDDQGDEDWMSKILQAKVFHKIPPANIQSVFMRMKETHFKAGEPVIKQGGEGDTFYIIREGNCRVIRQTKKAPQGMVLANLQVGDNFGEEALISGGKRNASVVMASDGVLMSLSKDDFLELLNEPLLKSISYDDARAEGGAVWLDVRLPQEYQTRHIKGSVNLPLPLIRARLDKLDPDRKYIVCCDTGRRSSTATYILSQHSLDASVLDNGLDGVPQEHIEAAA encoded by the coding sequence GTGTCAGAAGAGCAGAAGATAGACCCGGAGATTTTCTCGGACCTGGTGCCGGTCAAGGCGCTCAGCCCCGATCATTGTCAGGAGTTGGCCTTAAAATCCAAAATGGGACAAATCGGGTCTGGGAAGGTTTTGATTAAGCAAGGTGAAGACAACGGTCGCATTATTTATGTGTTAAAAGGGGCCGTGGAGATTTCGGGGGATGGCGTGGAGACACGTACAGTGACCGGTGGCAGTAAGCAAGCCAAAATGCCTTTGGATCAGAGTAAAGTCGCTCGTTGTACGGCGACGACCAAAACGGATGTGTTGTATTTGAGCGTAGACGCAAATTTACTGGACATCATGTTAACCTGGGAGCAGTCGGGTGGCTACGAGGTGCAGGATTTGCAAGACGACCAGGGTGATGAAGACTGGATGTCAAAAATTCTACAGGCCAAAGTGTTTCATAAAATCCCACCGGCCAATATTCAGTCTGTTTTTATGCGTATGAAGGAAACCCACTTTAAAGCCGGGGAGCCGGTTATCAAGCAGGGTGGCGAAGGCGATACGTTTTATATTATTCGTGAAGGAAACTGCAGGGTCATTCGCCAAACCAAAAAAGCGCCGCAAGGAATGGTGCTGGCCAATCTGCAAGTGGGGGACAATTTTGGTGAAGAAGCGCTGATCTCCGGTGGCAAACGCAATGCCTCGGTGGTCATGGCTTCAGACGGGGTCTTAATGAGCCTGAGCAAAGATGATTTTCTGGAATTGCTCAACGAGCCTTTACTCAAGTCCATCAGCTATGATGATGCCCGCGCGGAAGGAGGTGCCGTTTGGTTGGATGTGCGCTTACCGCAGGAATACCAAACCCGCCATATAAAAGGCAGTGTCAATTTGCCTTTACCGTTGATTCGTGCCCGTTTGGACAAGCTGGATCCTGATCGAAAGTACATTGTTTGTTGCGATACCGGTAGGCGTAGTTCTACGGCGACGTACATTTTGAGTCAACATAGCTTGGATGCCAGCGTGTTGGACAACGGTTTGGATGGTGTGCCTCAGGAGCATATCGAAGCCGCCGCCTAA